The Bradyrhizobium sp. CCGB01 genome segment TGGGGTTGTTTTCACGAATATGAGTTTGGGGGTCGGGGACCGGGAATCCATTTGACTCCACCCCGATTCTGATTCGACTCCGCGCCGTCCCCAATTTTAAGGAACCGGTCATCGAAACGCCGCTTGTGCGGCAGGGCAAAACTCCATCTAGTGCACAAATAATACGAGCCCCGCGACATGTTGCGTGAACGGAACGGGACTCAACGGGGAGTCAGCGATTCGGCCGCGATTCGTTCTAGAGTCGTTCCGAAGCTTAAGGCCAACGGGAAAAGCGTCGCAAAGTGAGACAGTTGCGCGAGGTTTGGGGGACGTGCTCCCACCCACTCGGTGTGCCCCTCACCCTGAGGAGGCCGCATCAGCGGCCGTCTCGAAGGGCGAGGGGCTTGGCTTGCTCGGCTGCACCAGCCGGGCCTTCATCCTTCGAGACGCGCTGACGCGCTCCTCAGGATGAGGAGCAGATCCAGCCCCCGCAACGCCCCAGACAGCACTGACATTCGCCCAAATCGCCACTACCTAATCCCCAGACATGGCCTTCTCTTCCTCCCCCTTCGCTTCCGAGCGCGCGCCTGGCGCTGGCGTCACTGCGGTGCTCGGGCCGACCAACACCGGCAAGACCCATCTCGCCATCGAGCGGATGCTGGCGCATCCCTCGGGGATGATCGGGCTGCCGCTGCGGCTGCTCGCGCGCGAGGTCTACAACAAGATCGCCGCGCGGGTCGGCAGCGAAGCCGTCGCGCTCGTGACCGGCGAGGAGAAGATCAAGCCGAAATCGCCGCGCTACTGGGTCTCCACCGTCGAGGCGATGCCGCGCGACCTCGACGTCTCGTTCCTGGCCGTCGACGAGGTCCAGATCGCATCTGATCTGGAGCGCGGCCACGTCTTCACCGATCGCATCCTCAACCGCCGCGGCCGCGACGAGACGCTGCTCTTGGGCGCCGCCACGATGCGCCCGATCATCGAGCGGCTCTTGCCCGGCGTGTCCATGATCACGCGGCCGCGCCTGTCGCAGCTGGAATTTGCCGGCGATCGCAAGATCACGCGCCAGCCGCGCCGCACCGCCATCGTCGCCTTCTCCGCCGACGAGGTCTACGCCATCGCCGAGCTGATCCGCCGCCAGCATGGCGGCGCCGCCGTGGTGCTGGGATCGCTGTCGCCGCGCACACGGAACGCGCAGGTCGAGATGTTCCAGAACGGCGATGTCGATTACCTCGTCGCCACCGACGCCGTCGGCATGGGCCTCAATCTCGACGTCGACCATGTCGCCTTTGCCTCCGACCGCAAGTTCGACGGCTACCAGTTCCGCCGCCTGACGCCGTCCGAGTTCGCGCAGATCGCCGGCCGCGCCGGCCGCGCCACGCGCAACGGCACCTTCGGGACGACGGGCCGCTGCGCGCCGTTCGAGCCCGAGCTGGTCAACGCGCTCCAGAACCACACCTTCGACCCCGTGAAGATGCTGCAATGGCGCAATTCGAAGCTGGATTTCTCCTCGCTCGGCGCGCTCCAGGTGTCCCTGAACCTCGCCCCCGGCCATGAGGCGCTGACGCGCGCGCCGATCGCCGAGGACATGCGCGTGCTCGACCACGCCGCCCGCGACGTCGAGGTGCGCGACGTCGCGCATGGCAAGGCGGCGGTGGAGCGCCTCTGGGAGGCCTGCCAGGTCCCGGATTACCGAAAGCTGTCGCCGGCCGCCCATGCCGAGCTCGTCACCACGCTCTACGGCTTCCTGATGCAGAAGGGATGCATTCCCGATGCCTGGTTTGCCGCCCAGGTCGACCAGGCCGACCGCATCGACGGCGACATCGACACGCTGTCGGCCCGGATCGCGCAGATCCGCACCTGGACCTTCGTCGCCAACCGCCCGGACTGGCTGAAAGACCCCGAACGCTGGCAGGGGATCGCGCGGGAGGTCGAAAATAAATTATCGGATGCGCTCCACGAACGCTTGACTGAGCGTTTCGTTGATCGCCGGACCAGTGTATTGATGCGCCGCCTGCGGGAGAACACGAGCTTGAATACGGAAATCGGCAAGACCGGCGAAGTCATCGTCGAAGGCCATGTCATCGGCCGCCTCGACGGCTTCACCTTTGCACCGGATGCGGCGGAAGCCGGCTCCGACGCGAAAGCCTTGCAGGCTGCAGCGCAAGCGGTGCTCGCCGGCGAGATCAACGCGCGCGCCGAGAAACTGGGCAATGCGCCGGACGATCAGTTCGTGCTGACCTCGGAGGGCACCATCCGCTGGACCGGCGACGCCGTGGCGCGCCTGTCTGCCGCGGAGGACGCGCTGCATCCGCGCATCCGCATCATCTCGGACGAGCGCCTGACAGGTAGCCCCCGTGAGAAGGTGCAGGCCCGGCTCGAGCTCTGGCTCAAGACGCATATCGAGAGGCTGCTCGGGCCGATGTTCGAGCTGTCGAAGGCCGAGGACGTCACCGGCATTGCCCGCGGCATCGCCTATCAGCTCGTCGAGGCGCTGGGCGTGCTCGAGCGTCCGAAGATCGCCAACGAGCTGAAGGATCTCGACCAGCCCTCGCGCGCGGTCCTGCGCAAATACGGCGTCCGCTTCGGTGCCTATCACATCTATTTCCCCGGCCTGTTGAAGCCCGCCGGGCGTGCGCTGGCCGCGCTGCTGTGGGCGCTGAAGCAGGACAATGTCGATCTGTCGTCGCTGTCGGGCGCGCAGCATCTGGCCTCTTCGGGCCGCACCTCGTTCCCGGTCGACAAGCAGCTGCCGCGCGATGCCTATCGCGTGCTCGGCTACAAGCAGGCCGGCGAGCGCGCCGTGCGCGTCGATATTCTGGAGCGCCTGGCCGACCTGATCCGGCCGGCGCTGGCCTGGCGCGAGAACTCGCCCGGCGAGAAGCCTGCCGGCGCGTTCGATGGCCGCAGTTTTGTGGTGACGCAGGCGATGACCTCGCTCACCGGCTCGGCCGGCGAAGATTTTGCCTCGGTGCTGCGCGCGCTCGGCTATCGCATGGACAAGCGTCCGCCGCTGCCGGTGAAGCCCGCGGCGCCTGCCGCTGCCGAGACGCCGGCTGCTGAAGTTTCTTCTGAGACGCCTGCGGCCGAGGAGGCCGCTGCCTCTGCAGAGACGGCCATCGAAGCCGCCGGCGAGCCTGTGACCGTCGAAGATGCGCCCGGCATGGAGCAGCACGACGAGGGAGCGCAGGAAGAGCCGGCGCTCGAAGCGTCTCCTGAAGCGCCCGTCACGCCGGAAGATGCCCCCGGCATCGCGCCGCCGGCGGAAGAGCCTGCTGCGCCCGTCGAGGCTGCCGAGGCCGCGCCCGCCGAGGCCGCCGCGACGGAAGCCGCCGCATCGCCCGATGCCGCCGCGCCCGAGACTGCCGCTGCGCCGGCCGAGCCCGAGCTCGTCGAGGTCTGGCGTCCCGGTGGCCGTCACGAGGACCGCAAGCCGCGCCACGAGCGTCATCGTCATCAGCGTCACCACGGCCAGCGCCCGCAGGCCGGTGCCGAAGCCGCCGCCGCGCCCGCGGAAGGCGAAGCAGCGCAGGCCGCCGATGGCGAGAAGCGCGGCGAGCGCCATCGTCATGGCGGCGGTCGCAGAGATGGTGGCAGAGACTTCCGCAAGCCGCGCGAAGGTGGCGA includes the following:
- a CDS encoding helicase-related protein; this encodes MAFSSSPFASERAPGAGVTAVLGPTNTGKTHLAIERMLAHPSGMIGLPLRLLAREVYNKIAARVGSEAVALVTGEEKIKPKSPRYWVSTVEAMPRDLDVSFLAVDEVQIASDLERGHVFTDRILNRRGRDETLLLGAATMRPIIERLLPGVSMITRPRLSQLEFAGDRKITRQPRRTAIVAFSADEVYAIAELIRRQHGGAAVVLGSLSPRTRNAQVEMFQNGDVDYLVATDAVGMGLNLDVDHVAFASDRKFDGYQFRRLTPSEFAQIAGRAGRATRNGTFGTTGRCAPFEPELVNALQNHTFDPVKMLQWRNSKLDFSSLGALQVSLNLAPGHEALTRAPIAEDMRVLDHAARDVEVRDVAHGKAAVERLWEACQVPDYRKLSPAAHAELVTTLYGFLMQKGCIPDAWFAAQVDQADRIDGDIDTLSARIAQIRTWTFVANRPDWLKDPERWQGIAREVENKLSDALHERLTERFVDRRTSVLMRRLRENTSLNTEIGKTGEVIVEGHVIGRLDGFTFAPDAAEAGSDAKALQAAAQAVLAGEINARAEKLGNAPDDQFVLTSEGTIRWTGDAVARLSAAEDALHPRIRIISDERLTGSPREKVQARLELWLKTHIERLLGPMFELSKAEDVTGIARGIAYQLVEALGVLERPKIANELKDLDQPSRAVLRKYGVRFGAYHIYFPGLLKPAGRALAALLWALKQDNVDLSSLSGAQHLASSGRTSFPVDKQLPRDAYRVLGYKQAGERAVRVDILERLADLIRPALAWRENSPGEKPAGAFDGRSFVVTQAMTSLTGSAGEDFASVLRALGYRMDKRPPLPVKPAAPAAAETPAAEVSSETPAAEEAAASAETAIEAAGEPVTVEDAPGMEQHDEGAQEEPALEASPEAPVTPEDAPGIAPPAEEPAAPVEAAEAAPAEAAATEAAASPDAAAPETAAAPAEPELVEVWRPGGRHEDRKPRHERHRHQRHHGQRPQAGAEAAAAPAEGEAAQAADGEKRGERHRHGGGRRDGGRDFRKPREGGEGGERRDDRNRSFQGKDRDNKDRDRNRDNKGKFGGDRDKGRDNRGRDRDKGRDRQGGPSLRPYASSANPRERDRPADPNSPFAKLAALKEQLSGRKE